Proteins encoded together in one Penicillium digitatum chromosome 1, complete sequence window:
- a CDS encoding Sugar/inositol transporter, with product MQWITSRWSTNPYCALVIAVIACGGIPKGYDEGGYSASVSLPSFKSDYNLDKHMGIDDTELANRKANISSFNVLGAALGALIVLDLNDRLGRLVVWRLACIVWVTGTLIQVFSSGIYGLLLFSRMWAGLGAGALTVTAPLYLTEIATARTRGLVVGIYMVFLLAFLATGFFINYGARVHMATTRAQYRLVQAVPLIPVGVAYGLSHLCPETPRYLVSKHLHREGLEALARLRGRAIDDPEVTKEFASIDARERERATDLASVSHWAVFKETQTNPNYRQRFWLLMTMQTIAQWTGGNGITYYITGIFQYAGVKGDGNSLISSGVYGIVKLIFTMAFTWGLIDLLGRRRCTLAGLSLQLCAHIYMSTYMGLRPGSADNQNASNAAVASVFIYAVGWSIGLCTVPYLYGTEIFPTRIRNVSYAISMALHWFFQFAVVRVTPNMFVLLDVWGAYLFWALICFSGLVIFGMWMPETKGVPIERMGDLFDGPWYLRWRARPREWDLVSPADISQNVASKDGRVLKSGDLAL from the exons ATGCAATGGATCACGTCGCGATGGTCGACCAATCCCTACTGCGCCCTGGTGATTGCTGTCATTGCCTGTGGCGGGATTCCGAAAG GCTATGACGAGGGTGGCTATAGTGCCAGTGTCTCCCTCCCCTCCTTCAAATCCGACTACAACCTCGATAAACACATGGGCATCGACGATACCGAGCTAGCTAACCGAAAAGCGAACATCAGCTCCTTCAATGTCCTAGGTGCAGCACTTGGTGCCCTGATAGTCCTAGATCTAAATGATCGACTTGGGCGCTTGGTGGTGTGGCGCCTAGCATGCATCGTGTGGGTAACGGGGACATTGATTCAAGTATTCTCATCCGGTATATACGGACTGCTCTTGTTTAGTCGCATGTGGGCCGGGTTAGGCGCGGGCGCTCTAACGGTGACTGCGCCGCTGTACCTAACCGAAATAGCCACTGCTAGGACGAGAGGTCTAGTGGTGGGGATTTATATGGTATTCCTACTGGCATTTTTAGCCACGG GGTTCTTTATCAACTATGGCGCCAGGGTCCACATGGCGACCACGCGAGCCCAATATCGCCTGGTTCAGGCTGTGCCTTTAATTCCTGTCGGTGTCGCATATGGTCTGTCACATCTTTGCCCTGAAACTCCTCGGTATCTCGTTTCGAAACACCTTCACCGGGAAGGTCTTGAGGCGCTTGCACGGTTACGTGGTAGGGCTATCGATGATCCTGAAGTCACAAAGGAGTTCGCAAGTATCGATGCGCGGGAACGGGAGCGAGCGACAGACTTAGCATCTGTCTCTCATTGGGCTGTGTTCAAGGAGACGCAGACGAACCCGAATTACCGACAGCGTTTCTGGCTGCTCATGACTATGCAAACTATCGCTCAATGGACCGGTGGGAACGGCATCACATACTACATAACGGGCATATTCCAG TACGCCGGCGTCAAAGGCGACGGAAATTCCCTCATCTCCTCCGGCGTCTACGGAATAGTCAAACTTATCTTCACGATGGCCTTCACATGGGGCCTAATCGATCTCCTCGGTCGACGCCGCTGCACCCTCGCCGGACTAAGCCTGCAGCTCTGCGCGCACATCTACATGAGTACGTACATGGGCCTGCGCCCAGGCTCAGCAGATAACCAAAACGCCTCCAACGCAGCCGTCGCCTCGGTCTTCATCTACGCCGTCGGCTGGTCCATCGGCCTTTGCACAGTGCCTTACCTCTATGGTACGGAGATCTTCCCAACACGCATCCGCAACGTTAGCTACGCGATTAGTATGGCGCTGCACTGGTTCTTCCAGTTTGCTGTTGTGCGAGTTACCCCGAATATGTTTGTCTTGCTGGATGTCTGGGGGGCTTATCTCTTCTGGGCACTTATTTGCTTTTCTGGGCTGGTCATCTTCGGCATGTGGATGCCCGAGACGAAGGGTGTACCCATTGAACGGATGGGGGATCTGTTTGATGGGCCGTGGTATCTGCGGTGGCGGGCTAGGCCGAGGGAGTGGGATCTTGTTTCGCCGGCTGACATCTCGCAGAATGTTGCGTCGAAAGACGGTCGTGTACTAAAGTCTGGTGATTTGGCCTTGTGA
- a CDS encoding Fungal transcriptional regulatory protein, N-terminal: protein MAEPPKTSLPRKSAFSCESCRKRKVKCNGASPSCSRCAARSEQCVYSLAPTLSYTKQLEARVAQLEDALSKCREGEEVRKTRSPSSAESSSSGPKIKTDPDTEDLTRAFDGLNVENDGRVSFHGPTSLFQLPGGVVSETASTSYYAQELEGRKERLINNAWRERAFEQMAAMPEPFQYLLDSHWCWIQPLWNFVYRPSFTRDMKINGAYYSDVLLNAILSHSVRWCKAEPQVGPLLDSYDGGAQFSHRALTGVFDSLKVGYAGIPTIQTLLLLSAQECGRGNRTQAWLYSGMAFRLLDDLGISIDSRKYSGSAHLSDEDIEIRNRLFWSCYFWDKVVSLYFGRAPTMQHSRVSPPRMILDDTAEIEIWTPHGVSFTDGAHYPPTQAHSTSCFMKICGLAEILNQILIHIYDPIRRSTDSEFFDCVQEQAKNLADWWNELPDYLKLAAVDLPPYSPPSHIVILNCLYHTINILLHRPILCSRELLKARPEAQDSNHLVQCMASATSILSLFDLYRRTFGDSHVVLSLAYSIYTAASIFLLEIQALKYAAPGTLAKLKFCIFALERVKAANPVITTALSLISLELQRLQINIHGPMPAPIPRTEQEHPQHQQSPPRCHPNIHRPQHSQSPSIGSNQSRHVSPGQHHHQSQASIATQAQTTGPENQPMIGTYNTFQHPGTGFNVPHSGDMPQLPPTYFLGGMSNAVMTMDDPGSYEIAPEVYEAFSYAQPITTNMTPMTPVFEQGWGGPPQ, encoded by the exons ATGGCCGAGCCTCCCAAGACTAGTCTCCCCCGGAAGAGTGCCTTCTCGTGCGAGTCCTGTCGTAAACGCAAG GTCAAATGTAACGGCGCTAGTCCGTCGTGTTCGCGATGCGCCGCACGCAGTGAGCAGTGTGTGTATAGCTT AGCCCCGACTTTATCGTACACCAAGCAGCTTGAGGCGCGTGTTGCGCAGTTGGAGGATGCTTTATCGAAGTGCCGTGAGGGGGAAGAGGTACGGAAGACAAGATCGCCATCGTCGGCTGAGTCTAGCTCGAGTGGGCCGAAGATAAAGACCGATCCTGATACTGAAGACCTCACCCGGGCGTTTGATGGTCTCAATGTGGAAAATGACGGTCGAGTCTCATTTCACGGGCCGACCAGTTTGTTCCAGTTGCCTGGTGGGGTTGTGAGTGAAACGGCGTCGACTTCGTATTATGCGCAGGAATTGGAGGGTCGCAAAGAGCGACTCATCAATAACGCATGGCGGGAAAGGGCGTTCGAGCAAATGGCTGCCATGCCG GAGCCTTTCCAGTATCTTCTTGACTCGCACTGGTGCTGGATTCAGCCGCTGTGGAATTTCGTCTACCGTCCTTCATTTACAC GTGACATGAAAATCAATGGGGCTTATTACTCGGACGTCTTGTTAAACGCCATTCTTTCTCACTCGGTACGCTGGTGCAAAGCGGAACCTCAGGTTGGTCCGCTTCTGGACTCCTATGACGGCGGTGCACAATTCTCCCATCGCGCATTGACTGGGGTATTCGACTCGCTCAAAGTTGGTTATGCAGGCATCCCTACCATTCAGACATTACTCCTTCTTAGTGCCCAGGAATGCGGCCGTGGAAATCGGACGCAAGCTTGGCTTTATAGTGGCATGGCCTTCCGGTTGCTGGACGACTTGGGCATATCCATCGACAGCCGGAAATATTCAGGATCTGCCCATCTTAGTGATGAAGATATTGAAATACGCAATCGTCTATTTTGGAGTTGTTATTTCTGGGATAAGGTGGTTTCATTGTACTTCGGCCGGGCGCCGACGATGCAGCACTCTCGCGTTAGTCCGCCACGCATGATTCTTGATGACACCGCTGAGATCGAAATATGGACACCTCATGGGGTGAGCTTTACCGACGGTGCTCACTATCCACCCACACAGGCCCATTCGACGTCATGTTTCATGAAAATTTGCGGCCTAGCGGaaatcttgaaccagattcTGATCCACATATACGACCCAATCCGCCGAAGTACGGACTCGGAGTTCTTTGACTGCGTTCAGGAACAGGCCAAGAATCTGGCCGACTGGTGGAATGAGCTACCGGACTATTTGAAATTGGCGGCGGTAGACCTTCCTCCATATTCACCACCGAGCCATATCGTGATTTTGAA CTGTTTATATCATACTATCAACATCCTTCTTCATCGACCAATTCTCTGCTCTCGAGAGCTGCTCAAAGCCCGCCCCGAGGCACAAGACTCGAACCATCTTGTACAGTGCATGGCATCGGCAACATCGATCCTATCTCTCTTTGATCTATATCGCCGTACATTTGGCGATAGCCACGTCGTCCTCTCTCTCGCATACAGCATATATACAGCGGCATCGATTTTTCTACTTGAGATCCAAGCCCTGAAGTACGCGGCACCAGGAACACTAGCAAAACTCAAGTTCTGCATTTTCGCCCTTGAGAGAGTCAAAGCCGCCAACCCCGTTATCACTACAGCACTCAGTCTCATATCTCTGGAGCTCCAAAGACTCCAAATCAACATCCATGGACCTATGCCAGCTCCCATTCCTCGGACTGAACAGGAGCACCCCCAACATCAGCAATCGCCCCCTCGATGCCATCCAAATATCCACCGCCCTCAACACAGCCAGTCCCCGTCAATAGGCAGCAACCAATCCCGCCACGTCTCTCCAGGCCAGCATCACCACCAATCACAAGCATCGATAGCAACGCAAGCCCAAACCACCGGCCCTGAAAACCAGCCCATGATAGGAACCTACAACACCTTCCAGCATCCAGGAACAGGGTTTAACGTCCCACACTCGGGCGACATGCCCCAGCTGCCACCCACTTACTTTCTAGGCGGGATGTCAAACGCCGTTATGACGATGGACGACCCCGGGTCTTACGAAATTGCACCTGAGGTATATGAGGCATTCTCGTATGCGCAGCCGATCACAACGAACATGACACCCATGACGCCTGTCTTTGAGCAGGGCTGGGGTGGTCCTCCTCAATGA
- a CDS encoding RNA helicase, ATP-dependent DEAH box, HrpB type: MAPQSAKRSSAKDDDFVFTLSDDENESRFEEEDDDNDMEGENEPVADNKKRKREVEVVKPKNKKQKQLEKQQLKNAKKNKKNAEPAPEPESEEEDDDAVTDATEDDGVLNPEFEFDVGGIANHGVTEGFDGWGIDDNEKKRSGDKKAVDIDDIIERRQAKKDEAAAKKQKKKTAEKEESASASEDEAASGDEMPVEFEDDELMADDAFGMGADGEEESEAEGPEPGSGDEEEEDDEDKDDNEDSDDDAASDNDSVATPVGHPDDMGSDRESDVESEVDEEEAEKRKAFFAPEEKVDTKANMAKMTFQEFNLSRPILRGLAAVGFTDPTPIQRKAIPVALLGKDIVGSAVTGSGKTAAFIVPILERLLFRPRKVPTSRVVVLMPTRELAVQCYNVSVKLATFTDVTFCQLVGGFSLREQENVLKKRPDVIIATPGRFIDHMRNSPSFTVDTLEILVLDEADRMLEDGFADELNEILTTIPKSRQTMLFSATMTDSIDKLIRVGMNRPMRLMVDAKKNTVSTLIQEFVRLRPGREDKRLGYLLHLCKEAYTKRVIIFFRQKKEAHRVRIIFGLLGLKAAELHGSLSQEQRIKSVENFRDGKVAFLLATDVASRGLDIKGVETVINYEAPQSHEIYLHRVGRTARAGRSGRACTIAAEPDRKIVKLAVRAGKAQGAKIVSRVVEQAVADSWAQKAEDMADEVAEVLQEEKTEKQFSQAEMQFTKGENLMKHGNEIMSRPKRTWFETEKDKKVARKLGAVELNGPNTKKSNVKLSNKDKKRLDDAQMRHDGNIGWKKGKGDAESAKNPKKGKGKGKGPGIKKGKK; this comes from the exons CCGACGACGAGAACGAATCTCGattcgaagaagaagatgacgacAACGATATGGAAGGTGAAAATGAGCCAGTAGCAGATAACAAAAAGCGCAAACGCGAGGTCGAAGTCGTTAAgcccaagaacaagaagcaaaagcagcTGGAAAAGCAGCAATTGAAAAAcgccaagaagaacaagaagaatgCCGAGCCCGCACCCGAGCCCGAGTCGGAAGAGGAGGACGATGATGCTGTAACAGATGCAACGGAAGACGACGGCGTCTTGAATCCCGAGTTCGAGTTTGATGTTGGCGGTATCGCGAACCATGGTGTCACTGAAGGCTTCGATGGCTGGGGTATTGATGACAACGAGAAGAAGCGCTCCGGCGACAAGAAGGCCGTCGATATTGACGATATCATTGAACGAAGGCAGGCCAAGAAAGATGAGGCTGCTGCtaagaagcagaagaagaaaactgccgagaaggaagagagcgCCAGCGCATCTGAAGATGAGGCTGCATCGGGTGACGAAATGCCTGTTGAATTCGAAGACGATGAGCTCATGGCTGATGACGCCTTCGGTATGGGCGCTGACGGCGAGGAGGAGAGTGAAGCTGAGGGCCCCGAGCCTGGCTCTggggatgaagaagaagaggacgaTGAGGACAAGGATGACAATGAGGATTCTGATGACGATGCTGCATCTGACAACGATTCTGTCGCCACACCCGTTGGTCACCCCGACGATATGGGCTCAGACCGGGAGTCCGATGTAGAGAGCGAGGTGGACGAGGAGGAAGCCGAGAAGCGTAAAGCGTTCTTTGCCCCCGAAGAAAAGGTCGACACCAAGGCCAACATGGCCAAGATGACTTTCCAAGAATTCAATCTTTCCCGGCCCATCCTTCGTGGTCTCGCCGCTGTTGGATTCACAGACCCGACTCCTATCCAGCGCAAGGCGATCCCCGTTGCTCTGCTGGGCAAAGACATTGTCGGTAGTGCCGTGACTGGTTCAGGAAAGACCGCCGCCTTCATTGTCCCTATTCTCGAGCGTCTTCTCTTCCGTCCCCGGAAGGTCCCCACAAGTCGCGTTGTGGTCCTGATGCCCACTCGTGAGTTGGCTGTTCAGTGTTACAACGTTTCTGTAAAACTGGCTACTTTCACAGATGTCACATTCTGTCAATTGGTTGGTGGTTTCAGTCTTCGCGAGCAGGAGAATGTACTCAAGAAGCGCCCCGATGTTATCATTGCCACTCCTGGTCGCTTCATTGATCATATGCGCAACTCGCCCAGTTTCACAGTCGATACTCTGGAGATTCTGGTTCTTGATGAGGCCGATCGTATGCTTGAGGACGGTTTCGCCGATGAGTTGAACGAGATTCTCACCACGATTCCCAAATCTCGCCAAACTATGCTGTTCTCTGCGACTATGACAGACTCAATTGACAAGCTTATTCGTGTCGGTATGAACCGTCCAATGCGCTTGATGGTTGATGCCAAGAAGAACACTGTATCCACTCTTATTCAAGAGTTCGTGCGTCTCCGCCCCGGACGGGAGGACAAGCGTCTCGGTTACCTTCTGCACCTGTGCAAAGAAGCCTACACAAAGCGCGTTATTATCTTCTTCCGACAGAAAAAGGAAGCTCACCGCGTTCGCATCATTTTCGGCCTACTGGGGTTGAAGGCAGCAGAGCTACACGGTAGTCTGAGCCAAGAACAG CGTATCAAATCCGTCGAAAACTTCCGAGATGGCAAAGTTGCCTTCCTTCTCGCCACCGACGTTGCGTCTCGTGGTCTGGATATCAAGGGTGTCGAGACCGTCATTAACTACGAGGCTCCCCAGAGTCACGAGATCTACCTGCATCGTGTTGGACGTACAGCCCGTGCCGGCCGCTCCGGTCGTGCTTGCACGATTGCTGCTGAGCCCGACCGCAAGATCGTCAAGCTTGCTGTCCGCGCAGGTAAAGCCCAAGGCGCCAAGATCGTCAGTCGTGTGGTCGAGCAAGCCGTTGCAGACAGCTGGGCACAAAAGGCCGAAGACATGGCTGATGAGGTCGCTGAGGTCTTGCAAGAGGAGAAGACCGAGAAACAGTTCTCTCAAGCCGAGATGCAATTCACCAAGGGCGAGAATCTTATGAAGCACGGCAACGAGATCATGTCACGGCCGAAGCGGACGTGGTTCGAGACCGAGAAGGACAAGAAGGTTGCTCGCAAGCTGGGCGCCGTTGAGTTGAACGGTCCCAATACCAAGAAGAGCAACGTCAAACTTAGCAACAAGGACAAGAAGCGTCTTGATGATGCACAGATGAGACACGACGGTAATATCGGATGGAAGAAGGGTAAGGGTGATGCGGAATCAGCCAAGAACCCCAAGAAGGGTAAGGGTAAGGGCAAGGGCCCGGGTAtcaagaaagggaagaaataA